The following is a genomic window from Parabacteroides johnsonii DSM 18315.
ATGCAGACGATTTTCACGCATCATTGATCAGGAAGCCTCGAATAATCTATTCTCCGGGAGTTAAGCTGCGCGAAATGATTGCCAAAGTGAGTATTGAACGCATTGGACAAGAGACAGATAAGTCCGATGCAGGTGGTGAAGATGACAGACCCGGAGAATTATGAAACCAGCGCAAATCAACTTCGTAAAAGAATGCCTACCGGCAGCTGTGTCGGCAGGAGCCGCCTTCAACCTGAATCCACTGGCCATTCTGGCACAGGCGGCATTTGAAAGTGGCTGGGGAACGAGCAACCTGGCAAAGGAGTCGCGGAACTATTTCGGACTGACCGCCTATGGGTGCAGCAACGCTTATTGGCATGGCGGGAAAACAACCGTAAAGGCTTCCTCCTATCCATTGAATTTCCGACGCTATGACACACGAGAGAATTCCTTCCTCGATTTCGCCCGCTTGATACGGAACAGCTATCGCTCCGCCTGGCAGGTGAGTAACGATCTACAGGCATACGCAAAGGAGATAGCTTACAGTCCCTACATCAGCGAACTAAACGGTGATAACCGGGAAACCTACCGGCTCAGCATCATCCAAATCGCACAGACAATACAGGCGATTATGGCGTTAATCGTATTATAAACTCTAAACGACTATCCATCATGAAGAAGATCAGAAAGGTTCTTGAATTTATCTTGGCTTTGTTGAATTTTATGTTCCACTTTAAACCTACACCGGATGAAACACCTTCCATCAGCCCTGAAACTTTTCCTCGCCCTGATCCTCAGGATCCTGAGGAAAGGGATGAACCTCTATTTGAGACTGTCTGTTAGGATCAGGCTCTGGTAAAACACAAAAAAGCCCGTCTGCGAAAGGGCAGACAGGCTTTTTTTATTTGTTTGTTGAATAAGCCGGAATTATTCGGCAGCTTTTTCTTCAGCAACCGGTGCTTCTGCAACAGGAGCTTCTGTTTCAGCAGCTGTAGACTTTTTGCGAGAACGTCTTGTCTTAGTTGCTTTCTTAGCCGTAGCTGTCTTCAACATGTTTTCGTTGTAATCAACCAGTTCAATGAAGCACATTGCTGCGTTGTCACCCAGACGGTTACCAGTCTTCAGGATACGAGTGTAACCACCCGGACGATCACCGATCTTCTGAGATACTTCCTTGAACAATTCTGTTACAGCATATTTGTCTTGCAAATTGCTGAATACCACACGTCTTGAGTGAGTTGTATCCTCTTTAGACTTAGTGATAAGCGGTTCTACGAACTTGCGAAGCGCTTTAGCTTTAGCAACAGTCGTAAAGATTCTCTTATGTTTGATAAGAGAACATGCCATGTTTGAAAGCATTGCGTTACGGTGAGTGTTCGTACGACCTAAATGATTTATTTTCTTATTGTGTCTCATCGCTATACTTACTCTTTATCTAATTTATATTTAGTGATATCCATACCGAATGAAAGGTTCAGACTCTCAAGCAGTTCATCAAGTTCTGTAAGTGACTTCTTACCGAAGTTACGGAATTTCAACAAGTCATTCTTGTTGAATTTAACCAACTCACCTAACGTTTCAACATCTGCGGCCTTCAAGCAATTCAATGCGCGAACGGAAAGATCCATATCCGAGAGCTTGCTCTTCAGCAACTGACGCATGTGAAGCACTTCTTCATCGAATTCCTCATTACCGTCAGTATCAACTGTCTCGATAGCAATCTTTTCATCTGAGAACAACATGAAATGGTGAATCAGAATCTTAGCTGCCTCTTTTAACGCTTCCTTCGGATGAATAGAACCATCAGTGGCTATTTCAAGAACCAACTTTTCGTAGTCCGTCTTTTGCTCAACACGGAAGTTCTCAATCGAATACTTGACGTTACGAATAGGTGTGTAAATAGAGTCGATTGCAATCACGTGCATGTCTGCATTCGGGTCTCTGTTTTCATCAGCGGGAACATATCCGCGACCTTTGTTAATCGTCAGCTCGATCTGGAAACCTGCGTTCGGATCCAAACGACAAATAACCAACTCAGGATTCAATACTTCGAACCCGGTCAGCTGTTTACCAATATCACCGGCTTTGAACACTTCCGAACCCGAAACAGTAATACTTACTTTTTCATTCTCTATGTCGTCTACAATATGCTTGAACCGTACTTGTTTCAAATTCAAGATAATGTTTGTCACATCCTCGATAACACCGGGGATTGTACCAAATTCATGGTCAACCCCTTCGATCTTAATGGATGTAATAGCAAAACCTTCAAGTGACGACAGGAGAATACGGCGCAAAGCATTACCTATAGTAATACCGTAGCCGGGTTCCAACGGACGAAATTCAAACTTTCCGAAGAAATTGTCCGCTTCCAACATTAATACTTTATCGGGTTTTTGAAATGCTAATATCGCCATGGAAATCAATTATTATTTAGAATACAATTCTACGATCAACTGCTCTTTAATGTTTTCAGGAATGTCAGCTCTTTCCGGCAGATGCAGTAATTTTCCGCTTAAAGAAGACTGATCCCATTCGATCCAAGGATACTTGCTGTGGTTGAATCCTGACAGTGCGTCGGCAATCACTTCCAAAGACTTGGATTTTTCTCTAACACCAATAACCTGACCGGCTTTTACAGAGTAAGAAGGAATGTTTACAACCTTACCGTCTACTGTAATGTGACGATGAGAAACCAACTGACGGGCAGCAGCACGCGTCGGGGCGATACCCAAACGGAACACTACATTGTCCAGACGGCCTTCCAGCAACTGCAACAGCACTTCACCGGTAATACCTTTTGAACGTGATGCTTTTTCAAACAGGTTTCTAAACTGTTTTTCCAATACACCGTAAGTGTATTTAGCTTTCTGCTTCTCACGAAGCTGTATTCCATACTCAGAAGTTTTTCTCTTGCGGGCATTTCCGTGCTGTCCGGGAGGATAGTTCTTCTTTGAAAGAACTTTATCCGGTCCGAATATTGCCTCACCAAACTTACGGGCAATTCTTGTTTTAGGTCCAGTATATCTTGCCATTTTTTTATTGTTTTAATGTTCTGTTCTGAATCTGGAACCGTGCAGCCGCGACTACAGAGAGGATAAGGTCTTTGTGTAATCTATTCACAATTCCGGATTCAATGTTCAAGAAACTATAGTTAATTATACTCTTCTCTTTTTCGGAGGACGACAACCATTGTGAGGAAGCGGAGTAACGTCGACGATCTCTGTTACTTCAATGCCTGCACCGTGGATAGTTCTGATAGCAGACTCACGTCCGTTACCCGGTCCCTTTACGAATACTTTTACTTTTCTCAAACCAAGATCGTAAGCTACTTTTGCACAATCCTGAGCAGCCATCTGAGCTGCATACGGAGTGTTCTTTTTAGAACTTCTGAACCCCATCTTACCAGCAGAAGACCAACTGATTACCTGACCTTCGCTATTAGCAAGAGATACAATAA
Proteins encoded in this region:
- a CDS encoding glucosaminidase domain-containing protein — translated: MKPAQINFVKECLPAAVSAGAAFNLNPLAILAQAAFESGWGTSNLAKESRNYFGLTAYGCSNAYWHGGKTTVKASSYPLNFRRYDTRENSFLDFARLIRNSYRSAWQVSNDLQAYAKEIAYSPYISELNGDNRETYRLSIIQIAQTIQAIMALIVL
- the rplQ gene encoding 50S ribosomal protein L17, yielding MRHNKKINHLGRTNTHRNAMLSNMACSLIKHKRIFTTVAKAKALRKFVEPLITKSKEDTTHSRRVVFSNLQDKYAVTELFKEVSQKIGDRPGGYTRILKTGNRLGDNAAMCFIELVDYNENMLKTATAKKATKTRRSRKKSTAAETEAPVAEAPVAEEKAAE
- a CDS encoding DNA-directed RNA polymerase subunit alpha, coding for MAILAFQKPDKVLMLEADNFFGKFEFRPLEPGYGITIGNALRRILLSSLEGFAITSIKIEGVDHEFGTIPGVIEDVTNIILNLKQVRFKHIVDDIENEKVSITVSGSEVFKAGDIGKQLTGFEVLNPELVICRLDPNAGFQIELTINKGRGYVPADENRDPNADMHVIAIDSIYTPIRNVKYSIENFRVEQKTDYEKLVLEIATDGSIHPKEALKEAAKILIHHFMLFSDEKIAIETVDTDGNEEFDEEVLHMRQLLKSKLSDMDLSVRALNCLKAADVETLGELVKFNKNDLLKFRNFGKKSLTELDELLESLNLSFGMDITKYKLDKE
- the rpsD gene encoding 30S ribosomal protein S4, giving the protein MARYTGPKTRIARKFGEAIFGPDKVLSKKNYPPGQHGNARKRKTSEYGIQLREKQKAKYTYGVLEKQFRNLFEKASRSKGITGEVLLQLLEGRLDNVVFRLGIAPTRAAARQLVSHRHITVDGKVVNIPSYSVKAGQVIGVREKSKSLEVIADALSGFNHSKYPWIEWDQSSLSGKLLHLPERADIPENIKEQLIVELYSK
- the rpsK gene encoding 30S ribosomal protein S11 — protein: MAKKTVAAKKRNVKVDAYGQAHIHSSFNNIIVSLANSEGQVISWSSAGKMGFRSSKKNTPYAAQMAAQDCAKVAYDLGLRKVKVFVKGPGNGRESAIRTIHGAGIEVTEIVDVTPLPHNGCRPPKKRRV